A region of the Methanobrevibacter sp. genome:
GACCTTATTTGGAATTTGAAACCCTGGAAAAATGCCTTGAATATGCCGGAACAAAGCTTAGAATACCAATAAGCAGATATGTGAAACAGGGAACATTGATGAATGAAATGCTTCACACAAAGCAGACTACCCTTGACATGTACTTTAAAAGTGGATAATTATGTTTAAATTTAAAACCCCCTCTGAAAAAACAAGAAAAATAATGTCTGAAGTTGCATTGGGAAATTCCAGTACCAACTTTGAAGAGAGTTGCATTGAAAAAATAAGAAAATTAACCGGAAAAGATGAAGTTAAAATCACTACAAGCGGAAACAACAGTATTTTCATAGCACTTGCGTCAGTAAATGGAGATATCATAGTTCCAGACCAAGGGGGATGGCATGGATTTAAACAGATTGCAAAATTCCTGAACAAGAACGTGATTACATTAAAGACTGATTTGGGACTTATAAACACTGAATATTTGGATGAATTGGACATCAAAGAAAACTCAGCATTGATTTACACAAGCTTTGCAGGATACTGTGCAGAGCAGGACACAAAAGCAATTGCTGAATGCTGCAAAGACAAAAATATTATAACAATAGAGGACGCCTCTGCAGGAATCGGAGATAGTGAAAACAGACTTGGCAAATATTCAGACATAATATTGGCATCAACAGGATCACCCAAGATTATCAATGTTGGTCAGGGCGGTTTTATTGCAACAGACAATTCTGAAATTTTCAAAAAAACATCAATGCCACAGAAATTAAGCAAAACATCGGAAATTGTATGTAGTGGTATAGATAGTGAACTTGATAATGTTTCAGAAAAATTAGATCTTACAGTAAATGCAACAAACTACTTAAAAAAATACATTCCAAATGTATTACATGCTGATAAAAGAGGCATTAATGTAATTATACAACATGATGATGCTAAGTCAATTGCTTGGAACTTGAAAAAGACACTTACCACAGACAAAAGCGGGTTCATCACAACATGTCCAAACTACAATAGAATAAAACAGAAGGCAATTGCAATTGAAATCAAAAACCTTGACTACAGCTGCCTTGAAAAAGAGTATTTGGATAAAATAATTGAAGAGATAGAAATTAATAATCTACTGTGAGCTTTGTAATTCTATCAATGACAATTTCCTCAAGAGACATGTTTTCCAACTCTTGAGAACTTATTTTATAAATTTTAATTATATTTTCATCATAACATTCAAAAACACCGTCATCCAAATTGAAGATTTCAGATAATTCGGAAGTGTGATCTTTGCTGTTGATTAAAATGGCACATAGATTCATTTGCCCTTCTTTTAAACCCAATATTTTGAATGCCTTTGAAATCTGTCTTTGGGCGGAACACCTAAGTGCAATCTCAACACTCAAATCCTTAGCAAGATTTTCGCCCCTCTCAAAAGCAAGAAGTGCCTGATTTACACCGTGGATTATATGGTTTTTTGAAACTATTGAATCCGCATTAAGAAGCTGGATAATTTCACCATCTTCCTTAATTTCATCAATTAAATCAAGTGTTTCTCCAATAGAATTGATTGATCCTTTAAAACCTAATATTTGAATATTTTCCATGTACATCATAACACCTAACCGCGCAATAGTCTGTTGACACCAGCAATATATGCTTTCACACTAGCATTGATAATATCCGGTTCTGTACCGCGAGCGGATACAACCTTATCACCTTTCTGCAATTTAATGATTACATCAATAAATGCATCGGTACCACCAGTAATAGCATCTACGTGATACTCAATCAAGTCAACATCACTGAATACATCCAATGATTTCAATGCATTGATTGCAGCATCCACAGGACCTAAACCTACACCTGCATTTAAAATTTCATCATCATCAAAAGTGATTTTAACTGATGCAGTAGGCATGACATTATTTCCTGAAACAATAGTCAATTCATTAAGCTTAATTCTATCTTCATGATTTATTTCCAAAACGTTATCAGCAATTGCCTGAAGGTCAACATCAGTAACTGTTTTACCTTTATCAGCCAGATTCTTAATGTCACAGCATATCTGTTGAAGCTGAGTCTTATTAACATTCAAACCCAATTCCTTAAGTCTGTTGTCAAGTCCATGGGTGCCCATATGCTTACCTATAACAAACTTG
Encoded here:
- a CDS encoding KEOPS complex subunit Cgi121, which translates into the protein MMYMENIQILGFKGSINSIGETLDLIDEIKEDGEIIQLLNADSIVSKNHIIHGVNQALLAFERGENLAKDLSVEIALRCSAQRQISKAFKILGLKEGQMNLCAILINSKDHTSELSEIFNLDDGVFECYDENIIKIYKISSQELENMSLEEIVIDRITKLTVDY
- a CDS encoding DegT/DnrJ/EryC1/StrS family aminotransferase, with the translated sequence MFKFKTPSEKTRKIMSEVALGNSSTNFEESCIEKIRKLTGKDEVKITTSGNNSIFIALASVNGDIIVPDQGGWHGFKQIAKFLNKNVITLKTDLGLINTEYLDELDIKENSALIYTSFAGYCAEQDTKAIAECCKDKNIITIEDASAGIGDSENRLGKYSDIILASTGSPKIINVGQGGFIATDNSEIFKKTSMPQKLSKTSEIVCSGIDSELDNVSEKLDLTVNATNYLKKYIPNVLHADKRGINVIIQHDDAKSIAWNLKKTLTTDKSGFITTCPNYNRIKQKAIAIEIKNLDYSCLEKEYLDKIIEEIEINNLL